The genomic DNA AGCAGGCCTGCAACGCCGCCGCCGCTGCCTCTGCGCGGGCTTGCGAGCTGGCGTGGACCCGGCCGAGCGGCGTCTGATGATCCACCATATCACCAATCCCGGCCAGAGCCGAAAACCCGACCGAATAGTCGAGCTGGTCATCCGGCGTGGTGCGCCCGCCGCCAAGACCGATGACGGCGAGGCCGATGTCGCGGGTCTTGATCCGGCTGACCGGTCCGGCCTCATCAGCAAACACATCGCGGATAATCGGTGCCACCGGCAGATGTCGTCCAGCTGCGCTGATGAAATCAGCCGGACCGCCAAGGGCTGCCACCATGCGCTCGAACACTTCAGCCGCCTGGCCATTTTCCCAGACCTTTTGCAACGCCGTGTGGGCGTCCGCTGTATCGCTGTAGAGACCGCCCAGAACCAGCATTTCCGCACACAGTGCCAGCACAATGCGCTCCATCCGCGGCATCGGCCGGGCGCGGGTCAGGAAGTCCACTGCGTTCTGCACTTCAACTGCATTGCCGGCAGCATTAGCCAGCGGCTGATTCATATCAGTCACCAGGGCCAGGGTCGGCAGGCCAGCGCCATTTGCCACCGTGCCCAGAGAATTGGCAAGGCCAAGCGCCTGCGCCTCCGTCGCCATAAAGGCGCCATTGCCGCATTTCACATCCAGCACCAGCGCCGAAAGCCCTGCGGCGAGTTTCTTCGACAGGATTGATGCGGTGATCATGGCTTCCGATTCCACCGTCGCGGTGACATCGCGAATGCCGTAAATCAACTTGTCTGCAGGGGCGAGGTTGGCTGTCTGGCCGATAATCGCACAGCCGATGTCGCGCACGGTCTTCCGGAACAGGGCATTATCCGGGCTGGTCTGATAGCCGGGAATGGCGTCAAATTTGTCGAGCGTGCCGCCGGTATGGCCAAGGCCGCGCCCCGAAATCATCGGCACATAGCCGCCGCAGGCCG from Pararhizobium sp. IMCC3301 includes the following:
- the deoA gene encoding thymidine phosphorylase, translating into MSYLPQELIRKKRDGFALEADEIKFLINGLVGQSVKAEQISAFAMAVYFNDMTMAERVALTEAMRDSGDVLDWSDLPGPALDKHSSGGVGDNVSLMLAPLVAACGGYVPMISGRGLGHTGGTLDKFDAIPGYQTSPDNALFRKTVRDIGCAIIGQTANLAPADKLIYGIRDVTATVESEAMITASILSKKLAAGLSALVLDVKCGNGAFMATEAQALGLANSLGTVANGAGLPTLALVTDMNQPLANAAGNAVEVQNAVDFLTRARPMPRMERIVLALCAEMLVLGGLYSDTADAHTALQKVWENGQAAEVFERMVAALGGPADFISAAGRHLPVAPIIRDVFADEAGPVSRIKTRDIGLAVIGLGGGRTTPDDQLDYSVGFSALAGIGDMVDHQTPLGRVHASSQARAEAAAAALQACYEIGGEVEHNPVILHRLGPEDFAGGQEGL